Proteins encoded in a region of the Sugiyamaella lignohabitans strain CBS 10342 chromosome B, complete sequence genome:
- the ATP12 gene encoding Atp12p (Assembly factor for the F1 sector of mitochondrial F1F0 ATP synthase; conserved protein; required for the assembly of alpha and beta subunits into the F1 sector of the mitochondrial F1F0 ATP synthase; mutation of human ATP12 reduces active ATP synthase levels and is associated with the disorder ATPAF2 deficiency; GO_component: GO:0005739 - mitochondrion [Evidence IEA,IEA]; GO_component: GO:0005739 - mitochondrion [Evidence IDA] [PMID 16823961]; GO_component: GO:0005739 - mitochondrion [Evidence IDA] [PMID 1826907]; GO_function: GO:0019904 - protein domain specific binding [Evidence IPI] [PMID 10747017]; GO_process: GO:0033615 - mitochondrial proton-transporting ATP synthase complex assembly [Evidence IPI] [PMID 10747017]; GO_process: GO:0033615 - mitochondrial proton-transporting ATP synthase complex assembly [Evidence IMP] [PMID 2142305]; GO_process: GO:0043461 - proton-transporting ATP synthase complex assembly [Evidence IEA]), which translates to MYSLHRNFVRLGLRSSSSRTVGTTLSIRAYSTPESNVLTETNRLEKTLEKFWTKVGVSQYQGSEDGLSGHVITLDSKPIKTPLGFPLVVPEYKQSSAALAHLIAQEWSLLSNLKIKRHNLPITGLASRAVDLQYSPEGVQEIDRTIELLLPYLDTDTLITFAPHKDCDGTLRPAQEELYWPVIKEAEKFWDVKLNVLDSETTLFGSKQSLETRQKVENWLRSLDIWQFTALERATTAAKSLIAGMNIVTHKRTPDEVAKLVNLETTFQTEQWGEVEDTHDVEHADIRRLLGSAYILAK; encoded by the coding sequence atgtaTAGCCTTCATCGAAATTTCGTCAGACTAGGGTTAAGAAGCTCGTCTAGCAGGACTGTTGGAACTACTCTGTCCATTCGGGCATATTCTACCCCTGAGTCTAATGTTCTCACTGAGACAAATAGACTTGAAAAAACCCTTGAAAAGTTTTGGACTAAAGTGGGAGTGTCACAATATCAAGGAAGCGAGGATGGCTTATCAGGTCACGTTATAACTTTAGATTCAAAACCTATTAAAACCCCCTTGGGATTTCCTTTGGTGGTACCCGAATATAAACAAAGCAGTGCAGCATTGGCGCACTTAATTGCCCAAGAATGGTCGTTGCTGTCGAACTTGAAAATTAAAAGACATAATCTTCCGATTACGGGTCTTGCTTCAAGGGCCGTTGATCTTCAATACTCTCCGGAGGGTGTACAGGAGATTGATCGTACGATTGAATTACTGCTGCCATATTTGGATACTGATACTTTGATTACTTTCGCTCCGCATAAGGACTGCGATGGAACATTGAGACCAGCTCAGGAAGAGCTTTACTGGCCCGTTATTAAGGAAGCAGAAAAGTTTTGGGACGTAAAGCTTAATGTATTAGATAGTGAAACCACCTTGTTCGGTAGCAAACAATCTCTAGAAACCCGTCAAAAGGTTGAAAACTGGTTAAGGTCTTTGGACATTTGGCAGTTCACTGCTTTGGAAAGGGCAACGACAGCTGCAAAGTCCCTAATCGCTGGTATGAATATTGTTACGCATAAAAGAACGCCCGACGAAGTAGCTAAGCTTGTTAATTTGGAAACAACTTTTCAAACCGAACAATGGGGTGAAGTTGAGGATACCCATGATGTTGAACATGCTGATATTCGAAGGCTGCTAGGAAGCGCTTATATTTTGGCCAAATAG
- a CDS encoding DASH complex subunit DUO1 produces MNTDAIGRNMGDKKQAVTDLANSLESFKTSTTSAKHKTLVGHERQTALNAELDQVRQINGLVQDVLQSVNHTNSNLESALISSTNSNQLLDMWVRILSQTEHTQRLLSNRNWQGQTKDEQLIAERALEKARQEELERQKREQLRQLELENQRREQILAEKRRAKEELLQKRIYGKRAPSVPITSATSAGTGSTRRNASGLTGNSALNQRPTRPNRPTEETNSSSLNSTSRIRPPTGITRSRYIS; encoded by the coding sequence ATGAACACGGATGCTATTGGACGCAATATGGGAGACAAAAAGCAGGCTGTCACAGACCTAGCGAACTCTTTGGAGTCGTTCAAAACAAGTACCACAAGTGCTAAGCACAAGACTTTGGTTGGTCATGAAAGGCAGACCGCATTGAATGCCGAGCTTGACCAGGTACGACAAATTAATGGTTTAGTTCAAGATGTTCTCCAATCTGTTAACCATACTAATTCGAATCTTGAGAGTGCTCTGATAAGCTCTACGAATTCTAATCAACTATTAGATATGTGGGTGCGAATTCTTTCTCAAACCGAGCATACGCAACGGTTGTTGAGTAATAGAAATTGGCAGGGACAAACAAAAGACGAGCAGCTTATCGCTGAGAGGGCTTTGGAAAAAGCTCGTCAGGAGGAACTTGAGCGGCAAAAGCGTGAACAACTCCGTCAATTAGAATTAGAAAACCAACGTCGTGAACAGATACTTGCCGAAAAGAGGCGTgctaaagaagaacttcttcAAAAGCGCATATATGGAAAACGGGCGCCGTCTGTTCCTATAACATCTGCCACATCCGCTGGTACAGGATCCACTAGAAGAAATGCTAGTGGTTTGACTGGAAATTCAGCACTGAATCAGAGACCGACTCGCCCAAACAGACCTACAGAGGAAACAAATAGCTCGTCACTAAACTCCACTAGCCGTATTCGACCACCAACGGGGATTACAAGATCGAGATATATTTCATAA